A DNA window from Brassica napus cultivar Da-Ae chromosome C1, Da-Ae, whole genome shotgun sequence contains the following coding sequences:
- the LOC106431882 gene encoding probable metal-nicotianamine transporter YSL5 isoform X1: MRKACLNPDRVVEHELQEAGFSPESEKATNKHHEEEEEEEEEEEESVEKIFESREVPSWTKQLTLRAFVVSFVLSILFSFIVMKLNLTTGIIPSLNVSAGLLGFFFVKTWTKMLHRSGYLKQPFTRQENTVIQTCVVASSGIAFSGGFGTYLFGMSERIAKQSGDVARGVKNPSLGWIIGFLFVVSFLGLFSVVPLRKIMVIDFKLTYPSGTATAHLINSFHTPQGAKLAKKQVRVLGKFFSFSFLWSFFQWFFTGGENCGFSNFPTFGLKAYQYKFYFDFSATYVGVGMICPYIINISVLLGGILSWGIMWPLIETKKGDWFPADVEPSSMHGLQAYKVFIAVAIILGDGLYNFCKVLSRTLSGLFVQLRGTTTPSFSRRSFTVQEEEDPHASPQTPKESYDDQRRTRFFLKDQIPTWFAVGGYITISAASTAILPYMFHQLRWYYILVIYICAPVLAFCNAYGAGLTDWSLASTYGKLAIFTIGAWAGSEHGGMLAGLAACGVMMNIVSTASDLTQDFKTGYLTLSSPKSMFVSQVIGTAMGCVVSPCVFWLFYKAFEDLGIPNSEYPAPFATVYRSMAKLGVEGVASLPRECLVLCYAFFSVAILVNIVKDSLPSRWGRFVPLPMAMAIPFFLGPYFAIDMCVGSLVLFVWERVDAAKAEAFGTAVASGLICGDGIWSFPSSVLAIAGVNPPVCMKFLSAATNSRVDSFLKRS; this comes from the exons ATGAGAAAGGCGTGTCTAAATCCAGACAGAGTTGTGGAACACGAGTTGCAGGAAGCTGGGTTTAGTCCAGAATCTGAGAAGGCGACGAATAAGCAtcatgaagaggaagaggaagaggaagaggaagaggaggaatcTGTGGAGAAGATCTTTGAAAGCAGAGAAGTACCTTCTTGGACAAAGCAGCTGACTTTGAGGGCTTTTGTGGTGAGCTTTGTGCTAAGCATCTTGTTTAGCTTCATTGTTATGAAGCTTAACCTCACGACGGGAATCATACCGTCGCTCAATGTCTCAGCTGGTCTTCTGGGTTTCTTCTTTGTCAAGACGTGGACCAAGATGCTTCATAGGTCTGGATACTTGAAACAGCCGTTTACTCGCCAGGAGAACACTGTTATTCAGACCTGCGTTGTTGCTTCTTCCGGCATTGCCTTCAGCG GAGGGTTTGGGACATACCTATTTGGCATGAGTGAACGAATTGCAAAGCAATCAGGAGACGTTGCTCGTGGCGTCAAGAACCCTTCATTGGGTTGGATTATTGGTTTCCTCTTTGTTGTCAGCTTTCTTGGCCTCTTCTCAGTTGTTCCCCTTAGGAAG ATAATGGTAATAGACTTCAAACTAACATATCCAAGTGGTACTGCTACTGCTCATCTTATCAACAGCTTCCATACACCTCAAGGAGCCAAGCTAGCCAA GAAACAAGTGAGGGTATTGGGGAAGTTCTTCTCCTTCAGCTTCTTGTGGAGTTTCTTCCAATGGTTCTTTACCGGAGGAGAAAATTGTGGGTTCTCCAACTTCCCTACCTTTGGACTCAAAGCTTATCAATACAA GTTCTACTTTGATTTTTCAGCAACATATGTGGGTGTTGGCATGATATGCCCATACATAATCAACATCTCTGTTCTCTTGGGAGGGATCCTCTCTTGGGGTATAATGTGGCCTCTCATTGAAACCAAAAAGGGAGATTGGTTTCCTGCAGATGTCGAACCTAGCAGCATGCATGGTCTCCAGGCTTACAAG GTGTTCATAGCTGTTGCTATAATCCTAGGAGACGGCTTATACAACTTCTGCAAGGTGCTGAGCCGGACACTATCAGGACTATTTGTACAGCTCCGAGGTACTACTACTCCATCTTTCTCAAGAAGATCTTTCAcagtccaagaagaagaagaccctCATGCTTCCCCACAAACCCCAAAAGAATCATACGACGACCAACGCCGCACGAGATTCTTCCTCAAAGACCAAATCCCCACTTGGTTCGCCGTCGGAGGATACATCACCATCTCCGCAGCATCAACCGCCATACTCCCGTACATGTTCCACCAGCTCAGATGGTACTACATCCTCGTCATCTACATCTGCGCGCCGGTCCTAGCCTTCTGCAACGCCTACGGAGCCGGACTCACAGACTGGTCCTTGGCCTCAACATACGGCAAACTCGCCATATTCACGATAGGAGCGTGGGCGGGCTCCGAGCACGGCGGCATGCTGGCTGGACTAGCTGCGTGCGGCGTCATGATGAACATAGTCTCCACAGCTTCGGACCTCACGCAGGACTTCAAAACAGGATACCTCACTCTCTCATCACCCAAGTCAATGTTTGTATCCCAAGTGATTGGCACGGCGATGGGCTGCGTCGTCTCACCTTGCGTGTTCTGGCTGTTCTACAAGGCCTTCGAGGACTTAGGCATCCCGAACAGCGAGTACCCCGCCCCGTTCGCTACAGTTTACCGAAGCATGGCCAAGCTAGGAGTCGAAGGTGTTGCTTCTTTACCAAGAGAGTGTTTAGTTCTTTGCTACGCGTTTTTCAGCGTGGCGATTCTTGTGAACATAGTGAAGGATAGTTTGCCGAGCAGGTGGGGGAGGTTCGTGCCGCTGCCGATGGCGATGGCGATACCATTTTTCTTGGGGCCGTACTTTGCGATTGACATGTGCGTGGGGAGTTTGGTGCTTTTCGTTTGGGAGAGGGTGGATGCGGCCAAGGCTGAGGCGTTTGGGACTGCGGTGGCGTCTGGATTGATATGTGGAGATGGGATTTGGTCGTTTCCGAGCTCGGTGTTGGCTATAGCTGGTGTGAATCCTCCTGTTTGTATGAAGTTTCTCTCTGCTGCGACTAATTCGAGAGTCGATAGCTTTCTGAAAAGATCGTGA
- the LOC125580278 gene encoding leucine-rich repeat protein 1-like, with protein MSYTFFLLLLTLIHSTFYSLARMDRADLKSIRDSLTDMPGSAFFSTWDFIVPDPWSSFSSLTCTSLGRLTALTLGPNLSGSLSPSISKLAHLTQIVINPGLVTGPLPSRFDLLPLLILISLTRNSLTGPIPNSLSSLSNLHSLDLSYNQLSGSLPPFLTTLPRLRVLVLASNNIVYILDCFLFGQKRYNRI; from the coding sequence ATGAGCTACACTTTCTTCCTTCTTTTGCTCACTCTCATCCACTCTACTTTCTATTCATTAGCTCGTATGGACCGAGCCGATCTTAAATCCATCAGAGACTCTTTAACCGACATGCCAGGCTCAGCCTTCTTCTCCACTTGGGACTTCATAGTCCCTGACCCTTGGTCATCCTTCTCTAGTCTCACTTGCACTTCTCTAGGCCGCCTCACCGCCTTAACTCTTGGCCCCAATCTCTCCGGTTCGCTATCTCCTTCTATCTCCAAACTAGCCCATTTGACCCAAATCGTTATCAACCCTGGTTTAGTCACCGGTCCTCTCCCTTCTCGGTTCGATCTCCTCCCTCTCCTTATACTAATCTCCTTGACTAGAAACAGCTTAACCGGTCCTATACCCAATTCTTTATCATCTCTCTCAAACCTCCACAGTCTTGACCTTAGCTATAACCAACTCTCAGGCTCTCTTCCTCCTTTTCTTACTACACTTCCTCGTCTCAGAGTCCTTGTTTTAGCCTCAAACAACATCGTATATATACtagattgttttctttttggacAAAAAAGATATAATAGGATATAA
- the LOC106431882 gene encoding probable metal-nicotianamine transporter YSL5 isoform X2 — MICPYIINISVLLGGILSWGIMWPLIETKKGDWFPADVEPSSMHGLQAYKVFIAVAIILGDGLYNFCKVLSRTLSGLFVQLRGTTTPSFSRRSFTVQEEEDPHASPQTPKESYDDQRRTRFFLKDQIPTWFAVGGYITISAASTAILPYMFHQLRWYYILVIYICAPVLAFCNAYGAGLTDWSLASTYGKLAIFTIGAWAGSEHGGMLAGLAACGVMMNIVSTASDLTQDFKTGYLTLSSPKSMFVSQVIGTAMGCVVSPCVFWLFYKAFEDLGIPNSEYPAPFATVYRSMAKLGVEGVASLPRECLVLCYAFFSVAILVNIVKDSLPSRWGRFVPLPMAMAIPFFLGPYFAIDMCVGSLVLFVWERVDAAKAEAFGTAVASGLICGDGIWSFPSSVLAIAGVNPPVCMKFLSAATNSRVDSFLKRS; from the exons ATGATATGCCCATACATAATCAACATCTCTGTTCTCTTGGGAGGGATCCTCTCTTGGGGTATAATGTGGCCTCTCATTGAAACCAAAAAGGGAGATTGGTTTCCTGCAGATGTCGAACCTAGCAGCATGCATGGTCTCCAGGCTTACAAG GTGTTCATAGCTGTTGCTATAATCCTAGGAGACGGCTTATACAACTTCTGCAAGGTGCTGAGCCGGACACTATCAGGACTATTTGTACAGCTCCGAGGTACTACTACTCCATCTTTCTCAAGAAGATCTTTCAcagtccaagaagaagaagaccctCATGCTTCCCCACAAACCCCAAAAGAATCATACGACGACCAACGCCGCACGAGATTCTTCCTCAAAGACCAAATCCCCACTTGGTTCGCCGTCGGAGGATACATCACCATCTCCGCAGCATCAACCGCCATACTCCCGTACATGTTCCACCAGCTCAGATGGTACTACATCCTCGTCATCTACATCTGCGCGCCGGTCCTAGCCTTCTGCAACGCCTACGGAGCCGGACTCACAGACTGGTCCTTGGCCTCAACATACGGCAAACTCGCCATATTCACGATAGGAGCGTGGGCGGGCTCCGAGCACGGCGGCATGCTGGCTGGACTAGCTGCGTGCGGCGTCATGATGAACATAGTCTCCACAGCTTCGGACCTCACGCAGGACTTCAAAACAGGATACCTCACTCTCTCATCACCCAAGTCAATGTTTGTATCCCAAGTGATTGGCACGGCGATGGGCTGCGTCGTCTCACCTTGCGTGTTCTGGCTGTTCTACAAGGCCTTCGAGGACTTAGGCATCCCGAACAGCGAGTACCCCGCCCCGTTCGCTACAGTTTACCGAAGCATGGCCAAGCTAGGAGTCGAAGGTGTTGCTTCTTTACCAAGAGAGTGTTTAGTTCTTTGCTACGCGTTTTTCAGCGTGGCGATTCTTGTGAACATAGTGAAGGATAGTTTGCCGAGCAGGTGGGGGAGGTTCGTGCCGCTGCCGATGGCGATGGCGATACCATTTTTCTTGGGGCCGTACTTTGCGATTGACATGTGCGTGGGGAGTTTGGTGCTTTTCGTTTGGGAGAGGGTGGATGCGGCCAAGGCTGAGGCGTTTGGGACTGCGGTGGCGTCTGGATTGATATGTGGAGATGGGATTTGGTCGTTTCCGAGCTCGGTGTTGGCTATAGCTGGTGTGAATCCTCCTGTTTGTATGAAGTTTCTCTCTGCTGCGACTAATTCGAGAGTCGATAGCTTTCTGAAAAGATCGTGA
- the LOC106431883 gene encoding probable ADP-ribosylation factor GTPase-activating protein AGD15, with product MNGKASVSKELNAKHSKILEALLKQPDNRECADCRSKAPRWASVNLGIFICMQCSGIHRSLGVHISQVRSITLDTWLPDQVSFMQSTGNAKANQYWESELPLHFERSSSDSFIRAKYNEKKWVSPGGIQPSPIASQLSCKVSHLVESGYKPATPKKARTLSLDEDLLLKHVLQVTPPETRIRAGSVDMKENVYALPLPVGMEAKKPNQKNEIFSGEMYQNRSTTIAPPSSWATFD from the exons atgAACGGGAAGGCCTCTGTTTCCAAGGAGCTCAACGCCAAACATTCAAAG ATATTGGAAGCACTTTTAAAGCAACCAGACAATAGAGAATGTGCAGATTGTAGATCAAA GGCACCGAGATGGGCAAGTGTGAACCTTGGGATATTCATATGTATGCAATGCTCCGGTATCCATCGCAGCCTTGGTGTTCACATCTCTCAG GTAAGGTCTATAACTCTGGATACATGGCTTCCAGATCAGGTTTCTTTCATGCAAT CTACTGGTAATGCTAAGGCAAATCAATACTGGGAATCAGAGTTGCCTCTTCATTTTGAGAGAAGTTCAAGCGACTCGTTTATAAGAGCCAA ATACAATGAGAAGAAGTGGGTTTCACCGGGAGGGATTCAACCTTCTCCTATAGCTAGCCAGCTAAGCTGCAAAGTTAGTCACTTGGTAGAGAGCGGTTATAAGCCTGCAACTCCAAAGAAAGCAAGAACTCTTTCCCTTGATGAAGACCTCCTTCTTAAGCATGTTCTTCAAGTTACACCTCCAGAAACAAGAATTCGAGCG GGTTCGGTAGATATGAAGGAGAATGTATATGCTCTACCTCTACCAGTGGGGATGGAAGCTAAGAAACCAAATCAAAAGAATGAGATTTTCTCCGGGGAAATGTATCAGAATAGAAGTACCACCATAGCACCACCCTCCAGCTGGGCTACTTTCGACT ga
- the LOC106431881 gene encoding protein SUPPRESSOR OF NIM1 1-like has protein sequence MVLHVMLPWELEEEILYRLPPKSLVRFRAVSKRWNSLFNNKSFINKHLSLSRPQFIFLTQSKIYSIDIIDQTIHLRELHSSCRELNSEYGTISTCDGLLFCKYPFHWKKETALWNPWSRQVNLIKLSVDRDFTVFGLGYDNSGPQKVHKILLYYPHPEEVAIYECASHVLRYINTLEQDMYICDMSNEAKGWPHVSLNGNLYWIAYNRQTCEYFIQSFNFSNEIFKPVCLLPPFEDDHSWNEHLLAVWKGDRFSLLQQCFLTRKIGIWVTKDKADDKKEVVWINLMTLTAPNLPFLCNKMYGVSYFIYDKTLFMCCGDGSSQPCIHIAKGDMCNKIQIGYGEDGWFSHCAYVPNLNSVPLEFQIE, from the coding sequence ATGGTTCTGCATGTTATGCTTCCATGGGAACTGGAGGAAGAAATACTCTATCGTCTTCCACCTAAATCTCTTGTTCGATTCAGAGCAGTGTCTAAGAGATGGAACTCTCTTTTCAACAACAAGAGTTTCATCAACAAGCACTTGTCTCTCTCCCGTCCCCAGTTCATTTTCCTAACCCAATCAAAGATTTATTCGATAGACATCATCGATCAAACGATACATTTGCGTGAGCTGCACTCTTCTTGCAGGGAGTTAAATTCGGAATATGGTACCATCAGTACTTGCGATGGTCTCTTGTTCTGTAAATATCCATTTCACTGGAAGAAGGAGACAGCGCTTTGGAATCCATGGTCGAGACAGGTAAACTTGATCAAGTTGTCTGTGGACAGAGACTTCACTGTTTTTGGCTTAGGATACGACAATAGTGGACCCCAAAAGGTTCACAAGATTTTACTGTACTACCCCCACCCCGAGGAAGTTGCAATTTACGAGTGTGCCTCTCACGTGTTGAGGTATATTAATACACTTGAGCAGGACATGTACATATGTGACATGTCTAACGAAGCCAAAGGGTGGCCACATGTGTCCTTGAATGGAAATTTGTATTGGATTGCTTACAATCGCCAGACTTGTGAGTATTTCATCCAAAGCTTTAATTTCTCGAATGAGATTTTCAAACCCGtttgtcttcttcctccatTTGAAGATGACCATTCTTGGAATGAACATCTCCTTGCGGTTTGGAAAGGAGATCGGTTTTCGTTGTTACAACAATGCTTTTTAACAAGGAAGATTGGAATTTGGGTAACTAAGGATAAGGCTGATGATAAAAAAGAAGTGGTGTGGATAAACTTGATGACCTTGACAGCACCTAACTTGCCATTCTTGTGTAATAAAATGTATGGGGTTAGTTACTTCATCTATGATAAGACCTTATTCATGTGTTGTGGCGATGGAAGTAGTCAGCCTTGCATCCATATTGCGAAGGGAGACATGTGCAATAAGATTCAGATAGGTTATGGCGAGGATGGTTGGTTTTCTCACTGTGCATATGTTCCAAATTTGAACTCGGTTCCTTTAGAATTTCAGATTGAGTGA